ATGGCGGCGGCCACCCATTCACGCTGCGACATGGCGGGCAATCGTTGTCAGGACGGAACGGTGCGATCCGGTCATTGTACGTCGCAGTGCCGTCAGGTGCTGGCCGGTAGAATGGCGCCATCCGGCCGGCAACGGCCCTGTCTGAAGGACCTCCCCATGACCATTCCCGCCCTGCGCGATGTCCCCGGCGTCGCCGCCCAGGCCCCGGCCGAAACCACCGGCTTCGTGTTCAACCACACCATGCTGCGGGTGAAGGACATCACCGCCTCGCTGGACTTCTACACCCGCGTGCTCGGCTACCAGCTGATCGACAAGCGCGACTTCCCGGAGGCCCAGTTCAGCCTGTACTTCCTGGCCTACGTGCCGGCCAACGTCACGGTGCCGGAAGATGACAACGCCCGCCGCCTGTGGATGGCCGGCCTGACGGGCGTGCTGGAACTGACCCACAACCACGGTACCGAAACCCAGGATGGCGCGGTCTACCACGACGGCAACAGCGATCCGCGCGGCTTCGGCCACATCTGCGTGTCGGTGCCGGACATCGAGGCTGCCTGCCAGCGCTTCGAGGACCTCGGCGTGACCTTCCAGAAGCGCCTCACCGACGGCCGCATGAAGAACCTGGCCTTCATCAAGGACCCGGACGGCTACTGGGTCGAGATCATCGCCAACGCCTGACCCGGAAAAGGGCACAATTCCGGAAGCGCCGGGCCATGCCCGGCGGCCTTGAGCAGGCCGCGCTGCGTGCTCGCCGGGCACAGCCCGGCGCTACCGACTCCGTCCCCTTTTTCGCGAGGTTCGTATGGAAACGATGGAACTGCACCGTGGCCGCCTGATCGACCACATCCAGCTGGTGGTGCGTGACCTG
This genomic interval from Stenotrophomonas sp. 57 contains the following:
- the gloA gene encoding lactoylglutathione lyase; the protein is MTIPALRDVPGVAAQAPAETTGFVFNHTMLRVKDITASLDFYTRVLGYQLIDKRDFPEAQFSLYFLAYVPANVTVPEDDNARRLWMAGLTGVLELTHNHGTETQDGAVYHDGNSDPRGFGHICVSVPDIEAACQRFEDLGVTFQKRLTDGRMKNLAFIKDPDGYWVEIIANA